The nucleotide sequence CGAGGCGCCCTGGCAAGTGGTCATCTTCTCCCTGGGCATGTACCTCGTCGTCTACGGCCTGAAGAACGAAGGCTTCACCGACTACCTGACGGCTGCCCTAAACCACTTGGCCGGCTATGGCGTATGGGGCGCTGCGCTGGGGACCGGATTCCTAACGGCGGCGCTATCGTCAGTCATGAACAACATGCCTACCGTCCTGGTCGGCGCCCTGTCGATTCAGGCAACGGATGCTACTGGCGTGGTGCGCGAGGCGATGGTCTACGCCAACATCATCGGCTGCGACCTGGGGCCGAAAATTACGCCAATTGGCAGTCTGGCCACGCTTCTTTGGCTACATGTTCTGGAGCGCAAGGGTATCCGCATCACCTGGGGCTACTACTTCAAGGTCGGCGCCATCCTGACCTTGCCCATCCTGTTCATCACCTTGTCCGCCCTGGCCATCCGGTTGGGCTTCTGATGCCACTGCCAATACGGAGGAGCACCCTGTGAAAGTCCTGTTCATGTGTACGGCCAACAGTTGCCGCAGCATCCTGTCCGAAGCCATGTTCAACCATCTGGCTCCGGAGGGGTTCGAGGCTGTCAGCGCCGGCAGCTTCCCCAAAGGCCAGGTCCTGCCACGCACGCTGACGACGCTCCAGGAGGCCGGTATTTCGACCCTGGGTCTGGCCAGCAAGGGCAACGATGCCTTTGAGAGCAGCGTCCCGGACGTCGTCATCACCGTTTGCGACAAGGCCGCTGGGGAAGCCTGCCCGGTGTACTTCGGCCCGGCCCTGAAAGCCCACTGGGGCCTGGAGGACCCGTCCGACGTGAAGGGAGACGCCGCCGCTGTCTCCGCCGCATTTCACGCGACCCTGGCCCACATCGAGACGCGTTGCCGGGCTTTCCTGGCGTTGCCCTTCGACCGACTGAGTCGCGACGAGCTGAAGCACGAGCTCGACCGCATCAGCACCCTGTAGCCTGGAGACGACCATGACCCACGACCTCCCCAATCTGGACGAAACGCTAGTCCAAGGCCGCGAAGCGGAGGCCCACAAACCGCGCATCCTGCTGCTCTATGGCTCGACCCGGCCACGCTCTTTTAGCCGGCTCCTGGTGGAGGAAGCCGCCCGTCTGCTGGAGCGCTTCGGTGCAGAGACGCGCATCTTCAACCCGTCCGGGCTCCCCTTGCCCGATGACGCCCCGGTCGACCATCCCAAGGTGCGCGAGCTGCTGGACCTGATGGTCTGGTCTGAAGGCCAAGTCTGGTGTTCACCCGAGCGACACGGCGCAATGTCGGCCGTCTTCAAGGCGCAGATTGATTGGGTGCCGTTGGCGCTGGGGGCGGTACGCCCGACCCAGGGCAAAACCTTGGCGGTCATGCAGGTGTGTGGCGGGTCGCAGTCCTTCAATGTGGTCAACCAGCTCCGGGTCCTAGGTCGGTGGATGCGGATGTTCACCATCCCCAACCAGTCGTCCGTGCCGAAGGCGTACCTGGAGTTTGACGACCAGGACCGCATGAAGGCGTCGTCCTACTACGACCGTGTGGTGGACGTCATGGAGGAGATGGTCAAGTTCACCCTCCTGCTGCGCGAACGCCCTGACTTGGTCGATCGCTACTCGGAGCGGAAGGAGTCGGCCGAGGAGCTGTCCAAACGGGTCAACCAGCGGTCCATCTGAAGCGCCGGACTGTTCGTCTGCTCCAGGTCGGAAATCCCAAGCCATGCCAGCTGGGCCGCGCATCCTATTGATCCGACCCTTTAATGTCTTGATTTTCAAGGGTGGGTTAGGCCGCAGGCCGTAACCCACCGACTGCGTTGCGCCTTGCCTCGGCGGCCTCGCCTACATTTCTCAACGGCCTGTCAGAACGACGGCGTGCGTTGCCGGCGGCGCCAGTGCTGCAAGCGTTGCTCCAGCGCCACCAGGCTATCGAGGTCGTGGCTGCGGGCGCGATTGAACAGGATCAGGGCGATTTCCGCGGTCAGCAGCGCGTCGGCGCTGGCGTGATGACGCTGGTGGGCGTGCAGGCCGAAATAGCCGGCCCAGTCGTCCAGCCCGGCATTGCGGAGCTGCGCCTGCGGGCACAGCAGTG is from Pseudomonas sp. LS44 and encodes:
- a CDS encoding arsenate reductase ArsC — its product is MKVLFMCTANSCRSILSEAMFNHLAPEGFEAVSAGSFPKGQVLPRTLTTLQEAGISTLGLASKGNDAFESSVPDVVITVCDKAAGEACPVYFGPALKAHWGLEDPSDVKGDAAAVSAAFHATLAHIETRCRAFLALPFDRLSRDELKHELDRISTL
- the arsH gene encoding arsenical resistance protein ArsH, producing the protein MTHDLPNLDETLVQGREAEAHKPRILLLYGSTRPRSFSRLLVEEAARLLERFGAETRIFNPSGLPLPDDAPVDHPKVRELLDLMVWSEGQVWCSPERHGAMSAVFKAQIDWVPLALGAVRPTQGKTLAVMQVCGGSQSFNVVNQLRVLGRWMRMFTIPNQSSVPKAYLEFDDQDRMKASSYYDRVVDVMEEMVKFTLLLRERPDLVDRYSERKESAEELSKRVNQRSI